From Thermoleophilum album:
CCTTGTGTTCCGGCGTCGCTGACCGAGCCGCACTTGGCGCGCTTGATGCGCGGTGCCGAGCAGGCGCGCGCCGCCTACCGGCACCACCACCGTCACGAGCTTCGGGCGTGAGGGGAATCGAGCGCGGCTAGGTACCGGCGGTACCAGTCGTAGCTGCGACGAAGCCCCTCGCGGAGCGGCACGCGCGGCCGCCAGCCAAGCTCGCGCTCGATCGCGCTCGAGTCGAGCCACTGGGCGTCGATCTCGCCCGCTGGGGTGCCCTCCCCCAGGATCTCGGGCTCGAGTGCGACACCGGCAATCGCGACGAGCTCGCGCACGATCTCGATCACGGCCGTGGGCTCGCCGCTGCCCGCGTTCCAGGCGCGCCCGTGCAGCGCGCGATCGGCGAGCGAGCGGGCGACCGCCAAGTACGCCTCGACGGCGTCGTCGACGTAGATGAAGTCGCGCTTGGGCGAGCCGTCCGAGCGCAGGACTGGCCTTCTGCCCTCGGCCAGGGCGCGACACGTCTCGGGCACGATGCGTGACCAGTTGACGTCGCCCGGCCCGTACACGTTGGCTAGGCGTGTCACCGCCACCGGCAGCTCGTAGGTGAGCGCGTACGACCGCGCGATCAGGTCGGCGCACGCCTTCGACACGTCGTAGGGGAATGTCGGTCTGAGTGGCGTGTCTTCCTTGTAGGGCAGCTCGTCGCTCGGCCCGTATGCCTTGTCCGAGGAAGCGACGACTATCGCTCGCAGGCGGTCGGGGATGCTGCGGCACGCCTCGAGCAGGACGTAGGTCGCGCGCACGTTGGACTCGAACGTCGACAGCGGCGCGCGACGCGCGGTGCCCACGATCGTCTGCGCAGCGAGGTGGAAGACGTACTCGATCTCCTCTTCCGCGAGCACGCGTTGGACGCTCTCGACGGAGGCGAGGTCGCAAGCTACGAGCTCGCAGCGCTCCTCGATCCCCTCGCGTCGAAAACGCGAACGCGGGTGGACGTCGCGGCGGGGAACGACGACCCGCGCGCCCGCGGCGAGAAGGCGCTCGCAGAGGTGGGCGCCGACGAACCCCTGGCCGCCGGTGACCAGCACCGAAGCGCCACCGAACGGCACGGTCACACGTTGTTACCGACCGCCCGCGACGGCCGGGAGGATGGTCACCTCGTCGCCGTCCTTTACCGGCGTTTCGAGGCCGTCGAGGAAACGGATGTCCTCGCCACCCACGTAGACGTTGACGAAGCGCCGCAGGGCACCGTCGTCGGAGATTCGGTCGCGCAGCCCCTCGTAGCGTTCGTAGAGGCGGTCGAGCACCTCGCCGACCGTGGTCGCTCCGTCGATCACGGCCTCGGCCTCGCCGCCGGTCACCGAGCGCAGCTGCGTCGGGATCTTCACTGTCACACCCATCGCGTCAGCGAACTCTAACGGTGCTCTTCAACCGCTGCCGGTCTCTTGTCGCGCCCCGTGCTGCGTGCCCGCGCACGCTTAGCTCGCGGCGGCGCCCGCCAGTCCGAAGGCACGGTCGAACGCCTCGAGCCGCGGTTCGATGCGTACGACTTCGACAGCGTCGGCGATCGCGTCGAGCGTTTTCAGGCCCTCGCCCGTGTTGAGCACGACCACGCGCTCGTCGGGAGCGATCTTTCCCTGTTCGGCGAGCTTGCGCAGCACGGCCACGGTGACGCCCCCCGCCGTCTCTGGGAAGATGCCGGTCGTCTCGGCGAGCAGTTCGATGCCCTCCACGATCTCGCGGTCGCTCACAGCCTCGATCGTGCCGCCGCTACGCCGTGCGAGCTCGAGCGCGTAGGGCCCGTCGGCCGGATTGCCGATCGCCAGCGACTTGGCGATCGTGTTCGGTTTCACCGGCCGGCAGACGTCCCAGCCGTTCGCGAACGCCTCGGCGACCGGCGCGCAACCCGCCGCCTGCGCACCGCAGAAGATCGGGCCGCCACGCTCGGGCCTCGCGACCAGCCCGAGCTCGACCAGCTCGTCGAAGGCGCGCGCGATCTTGGTGAACATCGAGCCTGAGGCGATCGGACAGACGACGCGATCGGGCAGTTCGAACCCGAGCTGCTCGGCGATCTCGTAGCCGAGAGTTTTCGAGCCCTCGGCGTAGTAGGGGCGCACGTTGACGTTGACGAAGGCCCACTCGCGCTCCGCCGAAAGCTCGGTGCAGAGGCGGTTGACGTCGTCGTAGGTGCCCTCGACGGCCACGATCTTGGCGCCGTACACGCCGGTGGCAAGGACCTTCTCGCGCTCGAGATCGGCCGGTATGAAGACGTACGCGTCGAGACCCGCCGCCGCAGCATGCGCCGCCACGGCCTGGGCGAGGTTGCCCGTCGATGCGCAGGCGACCACCGAGTAGCCGAGCTCGCGCGCCTTGGCGATCGCCACCGCCACGACCCGATCCTTGAAAGAGTGGGTGGGGTTGGCGGCGTCGTTTTTCACCCACAGCTCGCCAAGGCCGAGGCGCTCGGCCAGGCGGTCGGCCCGGACGAGCGGTGTCAACCCGACCGGCAGCGGGCTAGCCGGCGGTGTCTCGAAGGGCAGCAGATCGGCGTAGCGCCAGATCGACGCCGGCCCGCTTTCGATCCGGGCACGCAGCGCTGATGCGTCGATAGCGCTCAGGTCGTACTCGACCTCGAGCGGCCCGAAGCAGCGCTCACAGACGTAGCGAGCGTCGAGCGGATACCTCTCTCCACACTCTTTGCACCGCAGTGCCTCGACGGCCATCTTGACCCCCTTGTCGACCGAAGATCCCTCGCCGCTTCCGTTCCTTTGTGACGAGGGCTTCGCCCGAAGCACTTCGTCACATCTCCCGGGCCGCCCGGCCCGCTTGGAATTGGCACCGTTCCCGACCGCGCCGGGCCGAGATGGTTGCCGGGGTTTCACAGGGCCAAGTCCCTCCACCCCTCTCGATGTGAGCGGCGCTATGTGAGGCGGCAAGCATAGCGCCTTCTCGCCCTGTGGCGCGAGGGAAAAGCACGTACGGGCTCTACAATCGACGGGTCATGACGGTCCCCGAGGAG
This genomic window contains:
- a CDS encoding NAD-dependent epimerase/dehydratase family protein; its protein translation is MTVPFGGASVLVTGGQGFVGAHLCERLLAAGARVVVPRRDVHPRSRFRREGIEERCELVACDLASVESVQRVLAEEEIEYVFHLAAQTIVGTARRAPLSTFESNVRATYVLLEACRSIPDRLRAIVVASSDKAYGPSDELPYKEDTPLRPTFPYDVSKACADLIARSYALTYELPVAVTRLANVYGPGDVNWSRIVPETCRALAEGRRPVLRSDGSPKRDFIYVDDAVEAYLAVARSLADRALHGRAWNAGSGEPTAVIEIVRELVAIAGVALEPEILGEGTPAGEIDAQWLDSSAIERELGWRPRVPLREGLRRSYDWYRRYLAALDSPHARSS
- the thrC gene encoding threonine synthase; this encodes MAVEALRCKECGERYPLDARYVCERCFGPLEVEYDLSAIDASALRARIESGPASIWRYADLLPFETPPASPLPVGLTPLVRADRLAERLGLGELWVKNDAANPTHSFKDRVVAVAIAKARELGYSVVACASTGNLAQAVAAHAAAAGLDAYVFIPADLEREKVLATGVYGAKIVAVEGTYDDVNRLCTELSAEREWAFVNVNVRPYYAEGSKTLGYEIAEQLGFELPDRVVCPIASGSMFTKIARAFDELVELGLVARPERGGPIFCGAQAAGCAPVAEAFANGWDVCRPVKPNTIAKSLAIGNPADGPYALELARRSGGTIEAVSDREIVEGIELLAETTGIFPETAGGVTVAVLRKLAEQGKIAPDERVVVLNTGEGLKTLDAIADAVEVVRIEPRLEAFDRAFGLAGAAAS
- a CDS encoding ubiquitin-like small modifier protein 1, which gives rise to MGVTVKIPTQLRSVTGGEAEAVIDGATTVGEVLDRLYERYEGLRDRISDDGALRRFVNVYVGGEDIRFLDGLETPVKDGDEVTILPAVAGGR